In Sardina pilchardus chromosome 10, fSarPil1.1, whole genome shotgun sequence, one genomic interval encodes:
- the LOC134093702 gene encoding transcription factor Maf-like isoform X2, whose product MASELAMSNSDLPTSPLAMEYVNDFDLMKFEVKKEPVEPDRSISQCSRLIAGGSLSSTPMSTPCSSVPPSPSFSAPSPGSGSEQKAHLEDFYWMTGYQQQLNPEALGFSPEDAVEALINSSHQLQTFDGYARGQQFTGAAGAGGTMAGEEMGSAAAVVSAVIAAAAAQNGGPHHHHHHHHHPAGHHQTTGIQSNGNSGGNHQHMRLDDRFSDDQLVTMSVRELNRQLRGVSKEEVIRLKQKRRTLKNRGYAQSCRFKRVQQRHVLEGEKTQLIQQVDHLKQEISRLVRERDAYKEKYEKLISNGFRENGSSSDNNPSSPEFFIQKERLRLPFNPILTPLFTSCVSS is encoded by the exons ATGGCATCAGAACTGGCAATGAGCAACTCCGACCTGCCCACCAGTCCCCTGGCCATGGAATATGTTAATGACTTCGATCTGATGAAGTTTGAAGTGAAAAAGGAGCCGGTGGAGCCCGATCGCAGCATCAGCCAGTGCAGCCGCCTGATCGCCGGGGGATCCCTGTCTTCCACCCCGATGAGCACGCCTTGCAGCTCAGTTCCCCCTTCCCCGAGCTTCTCTGCGCCCAGTCCGGGGTCCGGGAGCGAGCAGAAGGCACACCTGGAGGATTTCTACTGGATGACCGGTTATCAACAGCAGCTGAACCCGGAGGCTTTGGGTTTCAGCCCCGAAGACGCCGTGGAGGCGCTCATCAACAGCAGTCACCAGCTTCAAACCTTCGACGGCTATGCTAGAGGGCAGCAATTTACCGGTGCAGCCGGAGCAGGAGGCACCATGGCCGGGGAGGAGATGGGATCAGCGGCCGCGGTGGTTTCCGCCGTTATTGCGGCTGCTGCCGCACAGAACGGGGgacctcatcaccaccaccaccatcaccaccaccccgcGGGACATCATCAAACTACCGGAATCCAATCCAACGGCAACTCGGGAGGAAATCATCAACATATGCGGCTAGATGATAGATTTTCGGACGACCAGCTGGTGACTATGTCAGTACGAGAGCTCAATCGGCAGCTACGGGGTGTCAGTAAGGAAGAAGTGATCCGGCTCAAACAGAAGAGACGGACCCTGAAGAACAGAGGCTATGCCCAGTCCTGTCGCTTCAAGCGGGTCCAGCAGCGGCACGtcctggagggagagaagacccAGCTCATCCAGCAAGTGGACCACCTCAAACAAGAGATCTCCAGGCTGGTCCGGGAGAGAGACGCCTACAAGGAGAAATACGAAAAGCTTATCAGCAATGGCTTCAGAGAAAACGGGTCCAGCAGTGACAACAACCCCTCTTCTCCGGAGTTTTTCAT ACAAAAGGAAAGACTGCGACTGCCATTCAACCCCATTCTGACCCCACTCTTCACAAGTTGTGTCTCCTCTTGA
- the LOC134093702 gene encoding transcription factor Maf-like isoform X3, with protein MASELAMSNSDLPTSPLAMEYVNDFDLMKFEVKKEPVEPDRSISQCSRLIAGGSLSSTPMSTPCSSVPPSPSFSAPSPGSGSEQKAHLEDFYWMTGYQQQLNPEALGFSPEDAVEALINSSHQLQTFDGYARGQQFTGAAGAGGTMAGEEMGSAAAVVSAVIAAAAAQNGGPHHHHHHHHHPAGHHQTTGIQSNGNSGGNHQHMRLDDRFSDDQLVTMSVRELNRQLRGVSKEEVIRLKQKRRTLKNRGYAQSCRFKRVQQRHVLEGEKTQLIQQVDHLKQEISRLVRERDAYKEKYEKLISNGFRENGSSSDNNPSSPEFFMSSRKFLHL; from the exons ATGGCATCAGAACTGGCAATGAGCAACTCCGACCTGCCCACCAGTCCCCTGGCCATGGAATATGTTAATGACTTCGATCTGATGAAGTTTGAAGTGAAAAAGGAGCCGGTGGAGCCCGATCGCAGCATCAGCCAGTGCAGCCGCCTGATCGCCGGGGGATCCCTGTCTTCCACCCCGATGAGCACGCCTTGCAGCTCAGTTCCCCCTTCCCCGAGCTTCTCTGCGCCCAGTCCGGGGTCCGGGAGCGAGCAGAAGGCACACCTGGAGGATTTCTACTGGATGACCGGTTATCAACAGCAGCTGAACCCGGAGGCTTTGGGTTTCAGCCCCGAAGACGCCGTGGAGGCGCTCATCAACAGCAGTCACCAGCTTCAAACCTTCGACGGCTATGCTAGAGGGCAGCAATTTACCGGTGCAGCCGGAGCAGGAGGCACCATGGCCGGGGAGGAGATGGGATCAGCGGCCGCGGTGGTTTCCGCCGTTATTGCGGCTGCTGCCGCACAGAACGGGGgacctcatcaccaccaccaccatcaccaccaccccgcGGGACATCATCAAACTACCGGAATCCAATCCAACGGCAACTCGGGAGGAAATCATCAACATATGCGGCTAGATGATAGATTTTCGGACGACCAGCTGGTGACTATGTCAGTACGAGAGCTCAATCGGCAGCTACGGGGTGTCAGTAAGGAAGAAGTGATCCGGCTCAAACAGAAGAGACGGACCCTGAAGAACAGAGGCTATGCCCAGTCCTGTCGCTTCAAGCGGGTCCAGCAGCGGCACGtcctggagggagagaagacccAGCTCATCCAGCAAGTGGACCACCTCAAACAAGAGATCTCCAGGCTGGTCCGGGAGAGAGACGCCTACAAGGAGAAATACGAAAAGCTTATCAGCAATGGCTTCAGAGAAAACGGGTCCAGCAGTGACAACAACCCCTCTTCTCCGGAGTTTTTCAT GTCATCTCGAAAATTCCTTCACCTGTGA
- the LOC134093702 gene encoding transcription factor Maf-like isoform X1, whose amino-acid sequence MASELAMSNSDLPTSPLAMEYVNDFDLMKFEVKKEPVEPDRSISQCSRLIAGGSLSSTPMSTPCSSVPPSPSFSAPSPGSGSEQKAHLEDFYWMTGYQQQLNPEALGFSPEDAVEALINSSHQLQTFDGYARGQQFTGAAGAGGTMAGEEMGSAAAVVSAVIAAAAAQNGGPHHHHHHHHHPAGHHQTTGIQSNGNSGGNHQHMRLDDRFSDDQLVTMSVRELNRQLRGVSKEEVIRLKQKRRTLKNRGYAQSCRFKRVQQRHVLEGEKTQLIQQVDHLKQEISRLVRERDAYKEKYEKLISNGFRENGSSSDNNPSSPEFFIRQKERLRLPFNPILTPLFTSCVSS is encoded by the exons ATGGCATCAGAACTGGCAATGAGCAACTCCGACCTGCCCACCAGTCCCCTGGCCATGGAATATGTTAATGACTTCGATCTGATGAAGTTTGAAGTGAAAAAGGAGCCGGTGGAGCCCGATCGCAGCATCAGCCAGTGCAGCCGCCTGATCGCCGGGGGATCCCTGTCTTCCACCCCGATGAGCACGCCTTGCAGCTCAGTTCCCCCTTCCCCGAGCTTCTCTGCGCCCAGTCCGGGGTCCGGGAGCGAGCAGAAGGCACACCTGGAGGATTTCTACTGGATGACCGGTTATCAACAGCAGCTGAACCCGGAGGCTTTGGGTTTCAGCCCCGAAGACGCCGTGGAGGCGCTCATCAACAGCAGTCACCAGCTTCAAACCTTCGACGGCTATGCTAGAGGGCAGCAATTTACCGGTGCAGCCGGAGCAGGAGGCACCATGGCCGGGGAGGAGATGGGATCAGCGGCCGCGGTGGTTTCCGCCGTTATTGCGGCTGCTGCCGCACAGAACGGGGgacctcatcaccaccaccaccatcaccaccaccccgcGGGACATCATCAAACTACCGGAATCCAATCCAACGGCAACTCGGGAGGAAATCATCAACATATGCGGCTAGATGATAGATTTTCGGACGACCAGCTGGTGACTATGTCAGTACGAGAGCTCAATCGGCAGCTACGGGGTGTCAGTAAGGAAGAAGTGATCCGGCTCAAACAGAAGAGACGGACCCTGAAGAACAGAGGCTATGCCCAGTCCTGTCGCTTCAAGCGGGTCCAGCAGCGGCACGtcctggagggagagaagacccAGCTCATCCAGCAAGTGGACCACCTCAAACAAGAGATCTCCAGGCTGGTCCGGGAGAGAGACGCCTACAAGGAGAAATACGAAAAGCTTATCAGCAATGGCTTCAGAGAAAACGGGTCCAGCAGTGACAACAACCCCTCTTCTCCGGAGTTTTTCAT TAGACAAAAGGAAAGACTGCGACTGCCATTCAACCCCATTCTGACCCCACTCTTCACAAGTTGTGTCTCCTCTTGA